From a region of the uncultured Desulfatiglans sp. genome:
- a CDS encoding conserved hypothetical protein (Evidence 4 : Unknown function but conserved in other organisms), which yields MSTRSPKNDRELPALDELIEEITVDAYGDDEQLWAFRQAFEDEVPLPADGFVIGEPVSLMAVDYDGNERRGLTARCRREDGSEYVVAAPDVVLPQASAGARYIAAYRRWLNLDPYPIEEPKPLGRGKQHKATADDVDLSKPVELVALLVKERAARCRLLGSDRIVTLRASSLWDAIPGAILTITPRKQWRYGGHPYLSGEIQSIRIDVKALDLVPLALEDMGMWDPDEGYWGEEDEPVEEWARPIIAHGPRPMFEMEQVLPGEDPNDPFSDPITRSNDFKHAGEHEEALRILMDLCQADLRCLDAHSHLGHFLFDHLPGVAIRHYEVGLRIGELSLGAHFTGVLPWGFTDNRPFLRCMHRYGLCLWRLGRFEEAEHLLEKMLWLNPSDNLGVRFVIGDVKAKTAWEDRENE from the coding sequence ATGAGCACGCGAAGCCCTAAAAACGATCGGGAACTCCCCGCCCTGGATGAGTTGATCGAGGAAATCACGGTCGACGCCTACGGTGATGATGAGCAGCTCTGGGCTTTCCGGCAAGCCTTCGAGGATGAGGTCCCACTGCCGGCCGACGGGTTCGTCATCGGTGAACCGGTTTCGCTGATGGCGGTGGACTACGATGGCAATGAACGGCGCGGTTTGACAGCAAGATGCCGTCGCGAGGACGGGTCCGAATATGTGGTTGCGGCCCCCGATGTCGTGTTGCCGCAAGCCTCGGCAGGTGCACGCTATATCGCCGCCTACCGAAGGTGGCTCAACCTCGATCCTTACCCGATCGAGGAACCGAAACCCCTCGGACGCGGAAAACAGCACAAGGCAACAGCGGATGACGTCGACCTGAGCAAGCCGGTCGAACTGGTCGCCTTATTGGTCAAGGAGCGGGCCGCGCGGTGTCGTTTGCTGGGGAGTGACCGGATCGTTACCCTGCGCGCGAGCAGCCTCTGGGATGCAATACCTGGTGCCATCCTCACGATAACGCCCCGAAAGCAATGGCGCTACGGTGGCCATCCCTATCTCTCCGGCGAGATCCAGTCGATTCGAATCGACGTGAAGGCCCTCGATCTGGTGCCCCTGGCGCTCGAAGATATGGGCATGTGGGACCCTGATGAAGGGTATTGGGGTGAAGAAGACGAACCTGTCGAGGAATGGGCACGGCCGATCATCGCCCACGGCCCCCGTCCCATGTTCGAAATGGAGCAGGTGCTGCCCGGTGAGGATCCGAACGATCCTTTCAGCGATCCCATCACCCGGTCCAACGATTTCAAACATGCCGGCGAACATGAAGAGGCGCTCAGAATTTTGATGGATTTGTGCCAGGCGGACCTCCGTTGCCTCGATGCCCATTCGCATTTAGGACATTTCCTTTTTGACCACCTTCCCGGGGTTGCCATCCGGCATTACGAAGTCGGTCTGCGCATCGGCGAACTGTCTTTGGGTGCCCATTTTACCGGTGTGCTGCCATGGGGCTTTACCGACAACCGTCCGTTTCTGCGCTGCATGCACCGTTATGGTTTGTGCCTCTGGCGGCTTGGGCGTTTTGAAGAGGCGGAGCACCTATTGGAGAAGATGCTCTGGCTGAACCCGTCCGACAACCTGGGCGTGCGCTTTGTCATCGGTGACGTGAAGGCAAAAACAGCCTGGGAGGATCGTGAAAACGAGTGA
- a CDS encoding conserved hypothetical protein (Evidence 4 : Unknown function but conserved in other organisms), with translation MSEYQYYEFLAIDRPLTPDEMAELRAISTRARITAVSFTNEYHWGDLRGDPLSLMQRYFDAHVYVANSMTCLFMVRLPIDALTEETSKAFAVSYRLDIKTTRTHWIMTWTLAESENYDRFGVEDGQGWMARLAPVRDELLRGDLRSLYIGWLAAAAGEMMDDDATEPLSLNGLGNLSAAQQALAEFLEVDPDLLAGAGMGCPAAPKAEFSRQEMEKWIDALPREEVNSILKQLLEGEGQQAERSLKNRFASWRRGLQAAETGASRRTLGELRQNAEMARQIRLERQEHDRRQRELKRRKERDAYLRRLSNDFPKAWASVREPVERGSGLGYDEACRALVDISEAYTLYSTKKRFQQELKKFMAKHLRRKALIQRLVEAGIWEDR, from the coding sequence ATGAGCGAATATCAATACTACGAATTCCTGGCCATTGACCGGCCCTTGACACCGGATGAGATGGCCGAGCTGCGGGCGATTTCGACACGGGCCAGGATTACGGCGGTCAGCTTCACCAACGAATACCATTGGGGTGATTTGAGGGGTGACCCCCTCAGCCTGATGCAGCGCTATTTCGACGCGCATGTCTATGTGGCCAATTCGATGACCTGCCTATTCATGGTGCGGTTACCTATCGATGCCTTGACTGAAGAGACGTCCAAAGCCTTTGCTGTGTCTTACCGGTTGGATATCAAGACCACCAGAACCCATTGGATCATGACCTGGACTTTGGCGGAGTCGGAAAATTACGACCGTTTCGGCGTGGAAGACGGCCAAGGTTGGATGGCGAGACTGGCACCGGTGCGGGATGAACTACTGCGCGGGGATCTGCGCAGTCTGTACATCGGGTGGCTGGCGGCGGCCGCCGGGGAAATGATGGATGACGATGCGACAGAACCGCTGTCCTTGAACGGGCTGGGAAACCTGAGCGCAGCCCAGCAGGCCCTTGCCGAATTCCTCGAGGTTGACCCCGATCTGCTGGCAGGAGCCGGAATGGGCTGCCCGGCAGCGCCGAAGGCGGAATTTTCACGCCAAGAAATGGAAAAATGGATCGATGCATTGCCCCGGGAAGAGGTGAATTCGATCCTGAAGCAGCTGCTGGAGGGCGAAGGGCAGCAGGCCGAACGGTCGCTCAAGAACCGGTTCGCATCCTGGCGGCGAGGCCTTCAGGCAGCCGAGACCGGCGCATCTCGGCGTACTTTGGGAGAGCTGCGGCAGAATGCCGAAATGGCCCGCCAAATAAGGCTCGAAAGGCAAGAACACGACCGCAGGCAGCGGGAACTCAAGCGCCGAAAGGAGCGGGATGCGTATCTGAGGAGATTGTCCAACGATTTTCCCAAGGCATGGGCATCGGTTCGGGAACCCGTCGAGCGCGGATCCGGGCTCGGGTATGACGAGGCCTGCCGTGCGCTTGTCGACATTTCCGAAGCCTACACGCTTTATTCGACCAAGAAGCGATTTCAACAGGAATTGAAGAAATTCATGGCAAAGCACCTGCGGCGCAAGGCGTTGATTCAACGCCTGGTAGAGGCCGGAATCTGGGAGGATCGATAA
- a CDS encoding hypothetical protein (Evidence 5 : Unknown function) codes for MDGFHPGVPYLSGGALAFPSQGPPFQLGSVSLTGVPAANSNTNGDKPAYLIPTLLLLMDDKKAFEIINRSYHASIFKCPLCPCG; via the coding sequence TTGGATGGGTTTCATCCCGGCGTTCCCTACCTTAGCGGCGGGGCTTTAGCCTTCCCAAGTCAAGGACCTCCGTTTCAGCTTGGCTCAGTCTCACTGACTGGTGTGCCAGCAGCCAATTCGAATACTAATGGTGATAAACCTGCCTATTTAATACCAACACTACTTCTTCTGATGGACGACAAGAAAGCGTTTGAAATTATAAATCGTTCGTACCATGCTTCAATTTTCAAGTGCCCTCTGTGTCCATGTGGGTGA
- a CDS encoding hypothetical protein (Evidence 5 : Unknown function) produces the protein MSERLPRMRGFRGILSARVSSGFLLVFLPLWARYLRRVAGKARPWGYLPEAGKERRWAGQELI, from the coding sequence GTGTCTGAGCGCTTGCCCCGGATGCGGGGCTTTCGGGGTATCCTGTCGGCTCGTGTTTCCAGCGGATTCCTTTTGGTGTTTTTGCCCTTGTGGGCGCGATATTTGCGCCGTGTGGCGGGGAAAGCCCGCCCCTGGGGTTATCTACCGGAGGCGGGGAAGGAACGTCGGTGGGCGGGACAAGAGCTGATATGA
- a CDS encoding Filamentation induced by cAMP protein Fic, with protein MLSLDQKKLADISIPVGTGWLLGACMEARGKQDLWIRQKPQVLDVLREQAIIQSVESSNRIEGVTIAADRLRPVVLGKSKPRDRSEEELAGYRQALDWIYSRKRQVSIIPKAIQRLHAFAQGGFSGDAGEWKKRDNEIIEILPNGERKIRFVPTSAEDTPKIMDTLCRNYREACDGEQLPSLLVVATFVFDLLCIHPFRDGNGRVSRLVTTLLLQSHGFQVARYVSLERLVEQSKEDYYGVLAECSQGWHEGKNELLPWWNHFLSMLRLAYKEFERQVESTEARPAKSDLVKQTVLAQVEQFTLGDLAAQLPSASTQLIKKILAELKKQGKVRLVGRGRGARWEIIL; from the coding sequence TTGTTGTCTTTAGACCAAAAAAAGTTGGCTGATATTTCGATCCCAGTGGGTACGGGTTGGCTTCTCGGCGCATGTATGGAAGCCCGCGGCAAGCAAGACCTATGGATTAGGCAGAAACCGCAAGTTCTCGATGTTCTGAGGGAACAGGCGATTATCCAGAGTGTGGAATCATCGAATCGGATAGAAGGCGTGACCATAGCGGCCGACCGTCTCCGTCCGGTGGTTTTGGGAAAGTCCAAGCCCCGGGACCGCTCTGAAGAAGAACTCGCGGGATACCGACAGGCTTTGGACTGGATTTATTCGCGAAAGCGCCAAGTGTCCATCATACCGAAGGCCATCCAGCGGCTTCACGCGTTCGCTCAGGGTGGTTTTTCGGGCGATGCAGGCGAATGGAAAAAACGGGATAACGAAATCATCGAGATTCTGCCTAACGGCGAGAGGAAAATCAGGTTTGTTCCCACTTCCGCCGAGGACACACCGAAAATTATGGATACGCTTTGCCGGAATTATAGAGAAGCTTGTGACGGTGAACAACTTCCATCGCTTTTAGTCGTCGCCACTTTCGTGTTCGACCTTCTGTGCATCCATCCATTCCGGGACGGGAATGGACGTGTTTCACGACTGGTGACAACACTCTTGCTTCAGTCACATGGTTTCCAGGTTGCACGGTACGTCAGCTTGGAACGTCTGGTCGAGCAGAGCAAGGAAGATTATTATGGCGTCCTGGCCGAATGCTCACAAGGATGGCATGAAGGCAAGAACGAACTTCTGCCTTGGTGGAACCATTTTCTGAGCATGTTGCGCCTTGCTTACAAAGAGTTCGAACGACAGGTGGAGTCGACGGAGGCCCGTCCCGCCAAAAGCGACCTGGTAAAACAGACCGTTCTCGCTCAAGTGGAGCAGTTCACACTGGGAGACCTGGCAGCCCAACTTCCATCGGCCAGCACGCAACTGATCAAGAAAATCCTCGCTGAGCTGAAAAAACAAGGCAAGGTTCGGCTTGTCGGCAGGGGGCGGGGCGCTCGCTGGGAGATCATTCTTTAG
- a CDS encoding conserved hypothetical protein (Evidence 4 : Unknown function but conserved in other organisms), with protein sequence MTSPKNVSASVRQRLLNRAKNDHRPFNELLQYYAMERFLYRLSQSVHVDRFILKGALMLRVWRSPELRPTMDIDMLGRTSNEETDIVAQVHDILTVDIETDGLAFDPASIQAERINADADYERIRIRFLGTLGSARINMQIDIGFGDIVYPEPERLDLPTMLNSPAPRLLCYSRDPMILGSLKIAIYPGQ encoded by the coding sequence ATGACGTCTCCCAAAAACGTGTCCGCGTCCGTCCGGCAGCGCCTCCTGAATCGTGCCAAAAATGACCATAGACCATTTAACGAGTTGCTTCAATATTATGCCATGGAGCGATTCCTCTACCGGCTGTCCCAATCGGTTCACGTCGACCGATTCATTCTCAAAGGGGCTCTGATGTTGAGGGTCTGGCGTTCCCCAGAACTTCGTCCGACCATGGACATTGACATGCTGGGAAGAACGAGCAACGAGGAGACCGACATCGTCGCGCAGGTCCATGACATATTGACTGTGGATATCGAAACGGACGGGCTGGCCTTCGATCCTGCTTCCATTCAAGCCGAACGGATTAACGCAGATGCGGATTACGAAAGGATCAGGATTCGGTTCCTTGGCACATTGGGCTCAGCGAGAATCAATATGCAGATTGACATCGGCTTTGGTGACATCGTTTATCCGGAGCCGGAAAGATTGGATCTACCGACCATGCTGAATTCCCCGGCGCCAAGGTTGCTCTGCTACAGTCGCGATCCGATGATCCTTGGTAGCCTAAAAATAGCTATTTATCCAGGTCAGTAG
- a CDS encoding conserved hypothetical protein (Evidence 4 : Unknown function but conserved in other organisms), producing MKERPEEIFRKHGGQLRMSQAMERGITRYMLYSLRDKGVIEQVSRGIYRLVDLPPISNPDLVTVSLRFPNAVICLVSALAYHDITTQIPHMVFVAVPRDSRMPSLDHPPIQAHRFSNEAYRSGIEEHPIDGVPVKVYSPEKTLVDCFKFHNKIGMDLVLEALKLYKTRKKFNLGELLGYAKICRVEKVMRPYLEAMI from the coding sequence ATGAAAGAAAGACCTGAAGAAATCTTCCGCAAACACGGTGGCCAGCTTCGAATGAGTCAGGCAATGGAGCGAGGCATCACCCGCTACATGCTCTATTCGCTCAGGGACAAGGGCGTCATCGAGCAGGTGAGCAGAGGTATCTATCGGCTGGTGGACCTGCCTCCGATCAGCAATCCCGATCTGGTGACGGTCAGCCTTCGCTTCCCAAACGCCGTCATTTGTCTTGTCTCCGCACTGGCCTATCATGACATCACGACCCAGATTCCACATATGGTTTTCGTGGCGGTGCCAAGAGACTCACGGATGCCTTCGCTTGACCATCCTCCCATCCAGGCCCATAGATTTTCGAATGAAGCATATAGGTCCGGCATCGAAGAGCACCCGATTGATGGAGTGCCCGTTAAAGTCTACAGTCCCGAGAAAACCCTGGTCGACTGCTTCAAGTTCCACAACAAAATCGGAATGGACTTGGTCCTGGAAGCACTGAAACTCTACAAGACACGAAAGAAGTTCAACCTCGGCGAACTGCTCGGATACGCCAAGATCTGCCGGGTAGAAAAGGTGATGCGGCCGTACCTGGAGGCAATGATATGA
- a CDS encoding hypothetical protein (Evidence 5 : Unknown function), whose translation MIFATGLSQTVSQTCRKDQPISEGGVDLCDRFVTNSVANLSQRLIPFRQPVEQLVGFTLGDDQFSVHHRFQVSLQRASKMPSSS comes from the coding sequence TTGATCTTTGCGACAGGTTTGTCACAAACAGTGTCGCAAACCTGTCGCAAAGATCAACCCATTTCTGAGGGAGGGGTTGATCTTTGCGACAGGTTTGTCACAAACAGTGTCGCAAACCTGTCGCAAAGATTAATCCCCTTCCGCCAGCCGGTAGAGCAGTTGGTGGGTTTCACCCTCGGTGACGATCAATTCTCGGTCCACCATCGCTTTCAGGTCTCGTTGCAGAGGGCTTCGAAGATGCCGAGCTCGTCGTGA
- a CDS encoding hypothetical protein (Evidence 5 : Unknown function) — protein sequence MVDRELIVTEGETHQLLYRLAEGD from the coding sequence ATGGTGGACCGAGAATTGATCGTCACCGAGGGTGAAACCCACCAACTGCTCTACCGGCTGGCGGAAGGGGATTAA
- a CDS encoding hypothetical protein (Evidence 5 : Unknown function) translates to MSAEGGEEDLSRPVSGLRKRGKSKNGTWNPQVVVALAVTREGFPVRSWVFPGNTADVTTIETVKKDLSGWQLNRCLFVADAGMNSEDNRKRLSLGGGKYLPGCQGGERQRDQGRSFDPWRTIQKGRGQSPGQRGRNRHRGLAQAHLRLLQPEGSGTAKSAPGICPGRAAAGARPSQGLGCHGQMGDRAPGLPTHQTLSRHQQGREDLHRHSQDRSGPEA, encoded by the coding sequence GTGAGCGCGGAGGGCGGCGAAGAGGATCTGTCCCGGCCCGTATCCGGCCTGCGCAAGCGCGGGAAATCCAAAAATGGGACGTGGAACCCTCAAGTGGTGGTGGCTCTGGCGGTCACTCGAGAGGGGTTTCCGGTCCGCTCCTGGGTGTTCCCGGGCAACACGGCGGATGTGACTACGATCGAAACGGTCAAAAAAGATCTGAGCGGATGGCAGTTGAACCGCTGCCTCTTTGTCGCCGATGCCGGCATGAACTCTGAAGACAACCGCAAACGCCTGTCTCTGGGCGGGGGTAAATACCTCCCTGGCTGCCAGGGCGGGGAGCGTCAAAGAGATCAAGGAAGAAGTTTTGACCCGTGGCGGACGATACAAAAAGGTAGGGGACAATCTCCAGGTCAAAGAGGTCGAAATCGGCACCGGGGCCTTGCGCAGGCGCACCTTCGTCTGCTTCAACCCGAGGGAAGCGGAACGGCAAAATCTGCACCGGGAATCTGTCCTGGAAGAGCTGCGGCAGGAGCTCGACCGTCACAGGGATTGGGATGCCACGGCCAAATGGGCGATCGAGCTCCTGGCCTCCCAACGCACCAGACGCTATCTCGGCATCAGCAAGGCCGGGAAGATCTTCATCGACACAGCCAAGATCGAAGCGGCCCGGAAGCTTGA
- a CDS encoding transposase (fragment), with product MTRGGRYKKVGDNLQVKEVEIGTGALRRRTFVCFNPREAERQNLHRESVLEELRQELDRHRDWDATAKWAIELLASQRTRRYLGISKAGKIFIDTAKIEAARKLDGKWVLITNDDTLQAEDAATGYKNLLIIERCFRTMKSTQIHMTPMVHWLPRRIEAHIKICVLALLLQRVAEFMPGKTWGWLHHALAQFQATEFETPSHLFFRRNEPLEEVLYTLKTLKISIPKPILEVVNRHSEA from the coding sequence TTGACCCGTGGCGGACGATACAAAAAGGTAGGGGACAATCTCCAGGTCAAAGAGGTCGAAATCGGCACCGGGGCCTTGCGCAGGCGCACCTTCGTCTGCTTCAACCCGAGGGAAGCGGAACGGCAAAATCTGCACCGGGAATCTGTCCTGGAAGAGCTGCGGCAGGAGCTCGACCGTCACAGGGATTGGGATGCCACGGCCAAATGGGCGATCGAGCTCCTGGCCTCCCAACGCACCAGACGCTATCTCGGCATCAGCAAGGCCGGGAAGATCTTCATCGACACAGCCAAGATCGAAGCGGCCCGGAAGCTTGACGGCAAATGGGTCCTCATCACCAATGATGACACCCTCCAGGCAGAAGATGCCGCCACAGGGTACAAAAACCTCCTGATCATCGAGCGCTGTTTCCGTACGATGAAGAGCACTCAGATCCATATGACTCCTATGGTTCATTGGTTGCCGCGTCGAATTGAAGCGCATATCAAAATCTGTGTGCTGGCCCTGTTGCTCCAACGGGTAGCCGAGTTCATGCCCGGCAAGACATGGGGCTGGCTCCATCATGCCTTGGCTCAGTTCCAAGCCACGGAATTCGAGACCCCCAGTCACCTATTCTTTCGACGCAATGAACCCCTGGAGGAGGTCCTGTATACTCTGAAAACATTAAAGATTTCAATCCCTAAACCGATTCTAGAAGTTGTGAACCGTCATTCAGAGGCGTAG
- a CDS encoding hypothetical protein (Evidence 5 : Unknown function), producing the protein MTTKKELLTRIRLNCQECVGGPRACERQMGHKAEPGFRVGSQRVAENGIKSERLDAGPKNACYYASE; encoded by the coding sequence ATGACGACAAAGAAAGAGCTGTTAACCAGGATCAGGCTCAATTGTCAGGAGTGCGTGGGCGGCCCCAGGGCATGCGAGCGGCAGATGGGACATAAGGCCGAACCTGGGTTCCGGGTGGGTAGTCAAAGGGTAGCCGAAAACGGCATTAAATCCGAACGGTTAGATGCAGGCCCGAAAAACGCGTGTTACTACGCCTCTGAATGA
- a CDS encoding conserved hypothetical protein (Evidence 4 : Unknown function but conserved in other organisms) codes for MAQTDQLSRSTNINIRVAPAQRNLIDQAASLSNKTRTEFILDAVTRAAKDAILDQVLFRVSAEQFLEFQRLLDSPPSSNERLKALMSRKPRWEK; via the coding sequence ATGGCGCAGACTGATCAACTGAGCCGCAGCACGAACATCAATATCCGGGTGGCCCCCGCGCAGCGTAACCTGATTGATCAGGCCGCTTCGCTCAGCAACAAGACGAGAACGGAGTTCATCCTTGACGCGGTTACCAGGGCTGCGAAGGACGCCATTCTAGACCAGGTGCTGTTTCGGGTTTCGGCCGAACAATTCCTGGAATTTCAGAGGCTCCTGGACAGCCCCCCGAGTTCGAACGAGCGTTTGAAGGCCCTCATGTCGCGTAAGCCTCGGTGGGAGAAATGA
- a CDS encoding GCN5-related N-acetyltransferase has protein sequence MINAPEPLAGNHDVLSFRSGEPSMDDWLKRRALANQSSGASRTYVITENDRVIGYYALAAGAVAALEAPSKVRRNMPDPIPVMVLGRLAVDEEWQGQGFGLDLLRDAILRTLQAAEIAGIRALLVHALHERAARFYEHAGFRLSPLLPLTYFLVLADAQKMIAYSR, from the coding sequence ATGATCAACGCGCCGGAGCCTCTTGCAGGGAATCACGACGTTCTGTCGTTTCGCTCCGGCGAACCGAGCATGGACGATTGGCTCAAGCGGAGGGCGTTGGCAAACCAGTCCAGCGGTGCATCCAGGACTTATGTCATCACCGAAAACGACCGCGTGATCGGGTATTATGCCTTGGCTGCCGGGGCTGTCGCCGCCCTCGAGGCCCCCTCTAAGGTGCGGCGCAACATGCCTGATCCCATTCCCGTCATGGTGTTGGGCCGCCTCGCGGTTGACGAGGAGTGGCAAGGGCAAGGTTTCGGCCTTGACCTGCTTCGGGACGCTATACTCCGGACGCTGCAAGCGGCGGAGATCGCGGGCATTCGGGCCTTGCTTGTACATGCCTTGCATGAGAGGGCTGCCCGATTCTATGAGCATGCGGGATTTCGCCTCTCTCCACTACTGCCTCTGACGTACTTCTTGGTTCTCGCTGACGCCCAAAAAATGATAGCCTACAGTCGATAA
- a CDS encoding hypothetical protein (Evidence 5 : Unknown function), with translation MFDSWKTFPERSSEPAGSTKTFSANLSKREFMPGRTKYARQFSGISIKKPDEWQDAYDR, from the coding sequence TTGTTCGATTCGTGGAAAACATTCCCGGAGCGGAGCAGTGAACCTGCCGGCAGTACAAAGACCTTCAGCGCCAACTTATCCAAGCGGGAGTTCATGCCAGGCCGAACAAAGTATGCGCGGCAGTTTTCGGGCATTTCCATTAAGAAACCAGACGAATGGCAAGATGCCTACGACAGGTAG
- a CDS encoding conserved hypothetical protein (Evidence 4 : Unknown function but conserved in other organisms) yields the protein MERISLRDAIFREVASNILIHREYTNAFPAKLIIERGQVRMENSNKPNGFGALDPANFTPFPKNPVIGAFFRENHRADELGSGMRKLMRYGKAYGGADPEMIEEDVFRIIVKVPEFEQVVEVAGEVTGDATPKQVTKSGLSRAHEAHDGAHDEAHEPVSEIEQRILLACLDSPQNTPQLLALLGYESRTGNFKKALSRLMDLACLEMTIPDKPRSKKQKYRLTERGRKVLKGIEGG from the coding sequence ATGGAGCGGATAAGTCTTCGCGATGCCATTTTCCGTGAAGTTGCCTCCAATATCCTGATTCATCGGGAATACACCAACGCCTTTCCCGCCAAGCTGATCATCGAACGGGGCCAGGTCCGCATGGAAAACAGCAATAAACCCAACGGATTCGGCGCTCTCGACCCCGCGAATTTCACGCCGTTTCCAAAAAACCCGGTAATCGGAGCGTTCTTCCGGGAAAACCACCGTGCTGACGAGCTCGGCTCCGGCATGCGCAAGCTGATGCGGTATGGCAAGGCTTATGGCGGCGCTGATCCTGAGATGATCGAAGAAGATGTTTTCCGAATCATCGTCAAGGTGCCTGAATTTGAACAGGTTGTTGAAGTTGCAGGTGAAGTGACGGGTGATGCCACTCCGAAGCAGGTGACCAAGTCGGGACTGAGTCGGGCCCATGAGGCCCATGACGGGGCCCATGATGAGGCCCATGAGCCTGTGAGCGAAATCGAACAAAGAATCCTGCTCGCCTGTCTCGATTCTCCACAAAACACCCCGCAACTGCTTGCTCTGCTTGGATACGAAAGCCGAACGGGAAACTTCAAGAAGGCACTCTCACGCTTGATGGATTTAGCTTGTTTGGAGATGACTATTCCGGATAAGCCCAGAAGCAAGAAACAGAAATACCGGCTGACTGAGAGGGGGCGGAAGGTGCTGAAAGGAATCGAAGGAGGCTGA
- a CDS encoding conserved hypothetical protein (Evidence 4 : Unknown function but conserved in other organisms): MNRHGGTILLGVTDSGDIQGIEPDVVSQIKKNFVTTINNPQKIHPSAYISVNEVTVEGKPVLRVYVPESSQVHRCNGRIYDRNEDSDFDITDHTRQVADLYQRKQTTYSENNIYPFARLDDLRSDLIDKCRRLAGVWRDDHPWLGMDDMGLLKSAQLHQTNPETGKSGITLAGILLLGNDQLILSAVPHHRTDLILRKVNLDRYDDRDLVRTNLIESYERIIAFV, encoded by the coding sequence TTGAACCGGCATGGCGGTACGATTTTATTGGGGGTCACGGATTCCGGAGATATACAAGGCATTGAACCGGATGTCGTTTCACAAATAAAGAAAAACTTTGTTACCACCATCAACAACCCGCAAAAAATCCACCCTTCGGCCTACATATCGGTAAATGAGGTGACTGTTGAAGGAAAACCGGTACTTCGCGTGTATGTCCCGGAAAGCTCGCAGGTCCACAGATGCAACGGGCGCATCTATGACCGCAATGAGGACAGCGATTTTGACATTACGGATCATACGCGGCAGGTGGCTGACCTTTATCAACGAAAACAGACCACTTACTCAGAGAACAACATCTATCCTTTTGCCAGGCTGGACGATTTACGTTCTGATCTCATCGACAAATGCCGCCGGCTGGCCGGAGTCTGGCGGGATGATCATCCCTGGCTCGGTATGGACGACATGGGCCTGTTGAAAAGCGCCCAACTCCACCAGACCAATCCGGAAACCGGAAAAAGCGGTATCACACTGGCAGGCATACTTTTACTTGGCAATGACCAGCTTATTCTATCAGCCGTACCCCATCACCGAACCGATCTCATTTTGCGAAAGGTCAACCTGGATCGCTATGATGACCGGGATCTGGTCAGAACCAACCTGATTGAAAGCTACGAACGGATCATCGCCTTTGTGTAG
- a CDS encoding hypothetical protein (Evidence 5 : Unknown function) produces MPVQKGSHRLINIPIELVAAGLEFKIEAFALVNQFFQLAFIGVHSWSIHFRFLIGD; encoded by the coding sequence ATGCCGGTTCAAAAAGGCTCACACCGTCTCATAAACATCCCGATTGAGCTGGTTGCGGCAGGTCTTGAATTCAAGATCGAGGCCTTCGCCCTTGTGAATCAGTTTTTTCAATTGGCGTTCATTGGTGTTCATTCGTGGTCAATCCATTTTCGATTTTTGATTGGAGATTGA